ATTTTCAGtataaattggccggatggactcaattggtactaatataaaaaaaaaaaaggttaggaactaaattggtcaaatcaaaaggtttaaaacggCATTGGTACCGATGCACAAAGTGATGACCATACTTTGCACAACCtatgcatggaaacaccaagcTTCGATCGTTTTTTCCAATGTGGTATTGGTTTCGCATGTTCTTTCGATCTCGACACAGTTGGATCGCTTTTGTGATTATCTATCTCTCTATCATGTGGCATAGTCAGATAAAAACTAGTAATGGCGTCTAGTTTTTTCGTTAAGTGGCCCGAGTTAAAAAGCTGCCCCAGATACAGCGACAAAGACAACGTGTTTCGTCTACTTAAGTCTTACATCTCTAAAGACGAAGCATGAGCTTGATCTGAAATCGTGATTATTAACGAGTGCTTATCTCAGCATTCCACGTGTAATCTGAATaatctcatttttgttttctgtttgtcggaacatttcaatttgacaaattgatTGAGTGACTAATTGAGAAATCATCACGACTTTCAGCGGACTGACTTCTCTGATGAAGTCTCCAATCGACGTCTTGAAAATCGACACTGTCCTTACAGGAAACGGTGACGGTGTCGGGGACTCGGAAAGAGTTTTAAGGATCGGCAAGACTGGGAGAGACCTCCTCCGATGCAGCTAAACGTTTTTTTCGTTCCATAAATTTTTCGATCTATTCCCAAACATCAAATCGAAATTCGAATGCTCGAGGAAGAGCCATGTGAAACGATTGAATTTGTGGGAATTTGGTGTCGGTTTCGATAGGTTGGGAGGGTTCGCGAGGAGGTGTGAAATTTAATGAGAGCCCAACCACTTAACGCGAGGTTGTTCGGCTTCACTAAATACGACCCCGATGTGGAGAGAGAGCTCACGAATTCTATTGGCTTTTTTCTGATCGATGGGAATCAATACGGGCCACGATTATGTCTGAGGATATAAAATAGAGATGACACGAAGTTATGGGGCagctgtttttgtttttgtttttgaaaaattatcgaAAGAAAGAGTCTtgaatctattgtaattgtgataATTCGGTCATGAACATTTCATTGATTTGGCAATATAGTCTATCTACCTATAGGACGCCGGAAAGAAGACCGTATCGATGCCCACATGgcttaagtaaaataaaaacgacgttattttgactgaaaaatcaTCGGATGGAACCTTAGCAgaagataaatatgtcatataaGTACAAGTTTAGGAATACCGCAAGTATATCACAATGggcatagtttgggatttttaatgtaaaaaaaatatatttaagcatagtttggagtttttttggtagtttttcccCTAATAGATACGCCGATTCTATTTAGTTATCCAATAAGTGTCTTCAAACACGCGTCGAATAAGCATCTGTTGTTCGGTCCGTCTGTTTCACGAAAGTCTGCCCGATTTGAAAAGAATTCTTCTTTAAAATGACTGTCTGCAATCATGAAAACGCATCGATGAAGATACCTCCATTTTCAACACCAACGTTTTCGACAACCGGGACTAGTTTTCCGTGATAGTAGCTCCTTTTCCGTCAACTGATTATCGAATTCCCATCCGACGAACGCATCATTATTTCGCAAAGAGGACATGAGACCCCGAGGGAGTGATGGTTGAAAGGTGTGTCGTAGGTGGGGGGAGTGGGAGAAGAGGTGGTGGTCTGATGTTATGGCCTCTTGCTCCTAATCAAAACCTCCGGTGTTGTTATTAGGTGGAGGCATTTAATTTTTGACCGCCCCCCTCCTTCGCTTCCTTATCGGGATAATGCACGGACAGATCGGTGGGCCTAGTGAATACTTCGAACTTTTGGATCTGTCCAGTTCATTCGTCCATTGCGTACTTTGGTATCACTTCCCTCGCGAAGAGCAAAACCAGTTAATGCGGCACCAAGGCTCCTCCATGTCCTCTCTCTGTCATGGAGAAATCCACCACAATGCCATCCAAAATCCTCTTGAGTTCATCAATTCCACAGTCATTAATAGCCTGAGATTGTAGTTTCGCCATTATTGATCCAACTTCACGACGTCGGGATGCAGAACTTGACCGTGCCGTGCATCAATAAGATCCCGTGACGCCGtttcgttattttttttcctggcTATTTAATCAATCCAGTACATCTTGCCTCCGTCACGGATGCAAACGGCATTAAAACCCACAGAAAGAGTGCGATCTCGCCACTGCCATCGACCTACTTCGGTGATCAAAGCTTGAAAATGGATTGAGAGAGCAAATAAGTGAGATTATCGGGGGCCCTCTCTACTAAGGGAATGAGCCCGACCGAAAACTTATAAGAATCCCACTCGAGAAAAAGTCGGATCAACCTCATCACTTACAGTTTAGAGGACCTATACAGACATTATtggagaagaaaattgaataagaaaggaaaaagagaataatCATAAGATGGCTTTAGAAGGGAGAATGGCTACGAGAAGCATGAACTTAGTAGAGGGAGTTGTAGGTGCAAATGGTGGCGATGATGGATGATATGCAAATCACTAGTGAAGGAATGAGTGTGATGTTCAAGAGCCTACTCTCCCCCAAGTAACCGGCTAACGTTATTGTGCCATCGGCGATCACTCGGGCGATAGTTCCCGCTTCTGTCGAAAGCAAGCCACCATTGTAGGTTCCCCGCGAAAGCCGGGACGACATGACACGCGAGAGAAGCGACAGGTTGACACCTGGAAAATGTCCAAGAACAcaggaaaaaagagagtcaaCAAGGaagaatcaatgcaaaaactCCTGCCTCACACTCTCCCACTCTCCATAAATTGCACGATACTTTTCAGCTGTCATTCTCTCATAAATTGCACAATGATTTCATAGAGCATGCATTTGAACCTGTCCACTGCATTGTGTAACCCAGAGAACTGTCTCTGATGATCCACATGTTTTAGCAGTTTTTCAATATGTTCAATGACATCACACACATTTTTGCAGATGTATTTAAGGCTAGAAGAAAATTACTACTTACCCATAAGTTATCAATAAGATTGCAGGAGTTGCCTTAATAGATGAAGATAAAATTGGTTATGGCAGTCTATTGGAAATCTTAGTTTTTCCCATGGATGAACATCTGGTTCTAGAcctttccttaccaaaaaaaaaacatctggTTCTAGaccttatccaaaaaaaaaaaattctggttCTAGATTCACTCGCTATTTGCCTTTCTATATTCCCTGAGAGGCCATTTCTCTATGCTTATTCACATACGAAATTGACCTTTTCCTAGAGAGGGTAAACTAAACAAATACAGTACCTTCAAGAACTTCGGCGGAAACAAACATGATGAGCCCCGAAGAGACGTATTGCGCAACAGAATAGGGTATTATCAGGTGGAAACTTAGTACTATGCCTATTAAAACCATGACTTCAGATGCCAGCAAAATTTGCCTGCAATCATATCAATGAGAACAGTTAATAACTATTTCCATGATGAGGAAGtaccaaataagccaaataacTTCTCAAACATTTGGGATTACCTGTCTTCAAACATGTTGCTAATGTAGCTTCCAACAATAATATTCACTGGAAGAACCGTCAAGCCAAGAGATGCAAGGAAAATCGCCACTTTGGTTGTTGACCATCCAAAGTAGTACGTGGTGATGACACTAGATTCTGAGAGTAAAATCTCCATTGCATACTTGAGCATGAAATAAATCAGCAATTGAACCTAGAAACACAGTTATAGTTAGAATACATTTGAAGTATGAACCATTCCAATCcaaatttaaaaagaagaatCCAAGAAGACTCTTGACTAGAAAGAATGAGCATATGAAAGATAAATTCAACTTTCAATTCAAGCATGTACTGTGGCTTTGACGACAGAGAGCCAATAGAAAGACCAAGTAATCATTAAggatttacataaaaaaagttGCTGGTCACGTTAAATTCATGAACTCAGAATTCTTATATGAATGTCTCAGGGCTAAAAGAATCCATTCTGGAAACACATGCTGTAAATTACAAGCTAATCCATAGAACACAGTGCATGCAAGTCTATTGCAGATGGGATCACTGTGGGccaatttaatttgcatgaaGCTGCATCGCGTGTTTTAAAAAAGAAGTCTAGGGAATCATTCCAAGACCTTTACAGAGGGCGTTAGTAGCCTATACGCTGATGCAATTGAAGTGGCTGGTTGGCGAGATTCCTCAGAAGCTTCTTCACTTCCATCAAATTCTTGatcaccattttcttcttcatttttttcctccaaacTTATGAGCAATGGTTGCTTGAGACCATTCTCAAGAGCATCGGTTTGTAATGATTCTGTTGAGCAAATGTTCAATATAACAACAAAAACAGATGAAATATGAACTAGCCGTTGGAAATGCAATGATTCTCTGAACAAGAGGACAATTAACTCCATAAGATGCGGGCAAAAGTATAAGCCAACTAGATATTAGATTTCTTAATTGACAATGAGTCATGAAAGATATCAATAACCAGTCGTCAAGATTACAGTGGATGCTAAATCCCAGTGACGGTTTACATCTGGATATCAAGATTAACGTTTCCACATTTTATAAAAAGTTGGATAATGATGAAACAAGTAGTCTTCCATGGTTCAATTTAATGATAAGATGCCCTTACCAAAAAACGAAATGATGAGAGGCAGCTCATAATCAATCCCAAAGATAGCTTCTCAGCTACCAGAAAAGGTGGAGGCTTTGTTGGACCCGCCGCAATGACATGACCATAGAGAAATTGATGGCAGGTGAAAATAACTTACCTTCATTAGACTCTTTTGGCATGTGGCTTGCTTCCTTCTCATGGGAGGGTTCTCTAAATGAAATCCACAACCATATTAAGTACAAGAACCATCCCACAGCCATTGCCCATCCAGGCAGAGTCTCCTGATTGAATGTTATGTTGAAAACTTTGAAATGACACTGAAATAAACCGGCAAGAGCAGGACCGCAGGCCATGCCAAGAGCACTAGCACTCACAAAACCTGCAGATGCCTGCATTCTGATCCTCATAGGGACACAGTCACTTATATAGCGTCGATTAACAGCTCGAGCAGAGCCGAATCTGCAATTATGCAGGGAACTTGTTACAATCTGATGACGATTTAGGAGTTACAGTAGCTGCGGGGTCGAAGATGTGTTAATATTAACAGCAGGCAACATACTTGAGAATCTGATAGGATTAACACCGAAAATTCAAATTCGAGAACGTAGCCTGTCCACCGGTAATCTAGAGGACAGACTTCAGAAAGTTTCAAGTGTTTCCAGTGATTAGGCTACACAAATCTTGCCCTGTCTAGGACATGCATAGTTAAAGACTTCTTTATCACCCTACTCTCCAAGATTCCAAAGACACAGATCAATCTCAATATGAGCATCAATCTTCTACTTTTATTAGCGATTAATAACCGAGCAAATCTTCTGATAGATAATTGAACAAGACTAAGTACCATTGGTTAGAAGGGGCTGTCGACATTATGTGTGTGTTGATAGATTTCCTTTGTATTCAGACGACACCTGTTTAGGAATAAGATTAATAtttgatgaaaaacatgttGGTACAACATCCGGATTATTCGGCCAGTTATTATTTCCTTCTCCTTTAAGAAAACGACATACAAGGTCAAAGTGATTGTGTCCCGGCATGCAAGGTCTAAGTTGTGTCCAGACACACAAGGTCCAAGTGATTGTgtcctttatttcaaataaaagaagtTCACATTACCTATGACCAATCAGAAAACAAAGCCAATCCGCCCGGGCAGATTGGATGACAGAGAGTGCTAAAATATTGCAAAATTGAttgtttgaaaaagaaaaatacaaggaGTTAGGCTTCTTACCCACATAAAAGACGACCAATTAGAAGAATAGCGATTGAATTCATATCATAGGCCATCGCGTACATGGTATTGCCCAGGAAGAGGACAATACTGCTGAAGACAAGAGGTCTGAAGTATGATTTATTTGACCACGCACTGAAATATACTGAAGAGAACACCTGTGCAACAGCCATTGCACCAATCACAACTCCACAAACTGTGGCAGCAGCACCAAGACTCATGGCATAATCATCTGCTGTGGGTACAATTATGTATGTGTTGACCATATATAGAAAAGTATTTGCCAGGTTCAACAGTAAAGATATAAAATGGTATCTTCCATCATCGACCTCTTCCTCAACTGGAGTTGGTAGTTCCTCTTGCAAAATGAATGCATGCTGTGCCAGAAAGTGTAGGAAGTTTGTTGAGTGGGACAACCTGTCTACTGCTGCTTTTATTGACTCGATTGTGGGATCCTGCAGAAGAACCCTGGTAAATATCATAGTGGAACATTATTCTGAAGAAGGAACAAACCACAAAATACAAATTACAGTGCATGAAGAATAACTGGTGGAGATAAACCTGTAAAGGAAGAGCAGGCTGGTCATAGATTGATAAGTAGCTTCCTTGGCGATCCTCCAACTCTGCAAGGTTGCGGGAAATTGCTCCGACAACAGCCCCTATCCCCTGGAATTTTGACACGTGGCCAGCTTGTTATAATGTGCCCATGCAATTAATCCACAATCGATGGAGAAGTTCCAGTTTTATAACAGGTACTAACAAAAAGGAGCATGAATAACCTAAGTAAAAAAGATGCTGGACTAGGCTTATACCACATGCTTGAACACTTGCTGAAGCTGAGAGTACGGATGATTAGCACGAGTTTTGACATAGTAGTCTGTAAATCTATATCCAAAACGTTTGTCAAACTTCTTCAGGATCTTTCGCAGACCAACTGCATTCAACTCAACAAAATATAGGAGCTTCAAAAGATCTTGTCCCACTTCTCTATAAGCTTCTCTTAATTCAGATAACTTTGATATATCTTGCTGCTGCTGAAGAGCTTCTTGCTGCTCTCCTAGCTTGGCAATCCTGCTGGCTAGGCGACCTTGTTGCTCCAAGAGGAAAAGGACAATCTTCTCAATCTGATATTATCAAGTGACTTATTAAACATATTTGAAATGAACTTCCATAAGAAAAGAGTTTATTATTAATTCCTTCGCAGGATTACACCATACAGTGTTCTTTTATCAATCATCCCATGAGAATAAAGATAACAAAGAACATGACACCAGAAAAGGTAAATATCAAGACCACTACATATGTACTGAATTTATCATAATGCTTGTCCTCATTCTCATGAGTATGGATGCAATAAAACAACTCCTTTTCCCTTAAATCTCAATGTCACTGCACGAAAGGAATTCTCCTAAATATGAGTTGATATCAGTTGGTTAACTGGCCTTTTAAGTACGATAAACGAATTTCCTCACTTGTTCATCGCCAAATCAACCTCAAAGAAGGGCACTACAACTAGTCCCACTTTGTGGAGTTGAATTTGTGAGTCCTTTTGCACCACTGCTTCCAGTTATCCAAATGCATTCTAAGTAATGTAGGAGTATCCACAATTGAAGTATTTTtctgaaaacaaaagaaaacttcCCGCCTGCAAATGCTTGTAAGACACAGAGTTACAGTTCCATATACCTGGTGGTCCAACATTCTAGAGAAATCCTTGAGGACATTTCGGCGATCTTGAGTTCCAACTTGAATTTGTTGAGCATATTGTcttactttcttcttcatcagcttGTAGTTGATGTAATAACTGGAGAATTTGATTAAAGAGGGACAAATTAAGGACCTATCAATTTAATATCAGGAAAAAGGTAAAGCAGCAATAGTTGCTTCAATAACTTCATACGATGCAATTGCATGGGCATGCATAAAACCTAAAGGCAGCACTATTAATATATTAGGACATCATTTGGGCATAGGAAAGAACTCAAAGCACCAAAAGACATTTCCTGGAACAAAATGAACACCGGCAAGCATACATGGAGTCTCACAGAATCAGAATCTCATGACAAGTTGTCAAGTTCACTCTATTGTTTGAAAAGATAGCTACCTTGACTTAGAAATAATAGTAAGTGTCACATAAAAGAATACAGGGCACATGAAATAACACATTCCATATAGAATGGCAGAAAACTCCATGTAAGACAGATTGTGTGACACTCAGTGTGGCTTTTCCAACCACTGGTTATAAGATATACACACGTAACACTTTCCTGGACCTGGAGTTCAAACTAGCGATGTGACAATATGACGTGTATATTGCAGCTGATCATACCCCTGCCATTCTTGAATTTGCCTTTCCTTCAGCTTTTTCCCAAAGGCGACCATTGCTCTGCAATACATCACAAAAGTTCATTCGGGAGggggcaaagtttgagaaaagATGTCCTTCAGAAATAAAGCATAGGACTTTCACATCAGAAGGAGATTCTTTTTTGTATTTAGTCGAAAGGAAAACATAAATCCGACATCTCCCAtgtaaaagaaaacaacaaaattcaaattccAGGAAAAATACTAGCATGGACCGGGAGAAATCACAACTGTTGAATGTCTTAggtcgggaccacacgatcaacAGCTGAGATTCACCCAGTCCACCTTGGATTGCGTCCAAGAAAGAATTTGCCAGACAGAGCTACAGATTGGAACATTCTCAAGCCAGATATACAAGATATCTTCCCCATGACTCACAGGCCTCTGAAAACAGTATATTATGTCATCCACGGAATACAGAGAAGCAGACTATAAGGACAAGCATATATCAATTGCACACTAGAAATGCTTAGATGTGAGTTGTAAAATCCCAAAGTGCCAGCAGCATTACACGAGTCATACAGCGCAGAAAGTGCATTCGGCAGAAAGCAGAGGGCACACCAGAATGACAGTAACTAGAAAATTTTCTACCAAATGCTTTTGGCTAGATAGATTCATCTATATTCTCAAAACACATAAGACAAAACAGGAAAACTGAGAGAATTCCCCTCTCTCAATCCTAAAAATGTGCATAATTCTCATTCGTTTAGTTTCAACATGCATGGTGTTGCATCTGTCATGTTATGCTTTCATTAAGCATCCTGATCTTTAGCAGGATTAAGCAACCTGTTGGTTTCGAGTCTTTGCTAACTTAAGGAAGAATTCACACACTCAAGTTCAAAAAccacacaaaaatgtccaagcAAATAAACCGATTCCTCAACTGCAAGCCAATGCATCAATAAAGTCCAACCTTAGCAAACTTACACATGTGAGGATCTTGAAAGTAAACCaaagacaataaaaataaaaataaaaatgaagtaaaaaaagaCAGCTTTCGAGTCAGTAATTGATATAATGCAAAACGAATTATCAGATTGACCAGTATCAATAAGTTggcgttctcatacacaaatcTTTCAATCCAACAAGCGACCGCCTCAAAACGCGAAAACTCTAAGCTCGAGTCTCCTAACAGAGCTCTCTGTTTTATCCCCGAGAAAGCTCGGAAGACTTTTTCACTCAGCTCTACAGCTTCCAGACAGCGTCGACGACATTGAGAAGACACACAAAAGACGCCAACGCCAGGAGTGGGCTAGGGTTTCGCATCCTCACTccttcactctccctctccctcacttccAGCTCCTTCCGCAGCACAGCCCGACGGAAGCAGCCCGCACATAACCCGAAAACGCGACGCGAACGACTCTTTCCCAACACCAGGACGAACAGAATTTACCAGAGCGGATTCAGCGAGGCTCCTGCGATCCGGAATTCTCTTCCAGGCTCGGTTGACGACGGGCCGAGCGAGCGCGCGCGCGAATGGCGACAGAATCGAGCGCTGAGaattggcggcggcggcgcgtgTGGCACCTTCCAGGAAGCGATAAGGTCGAACCGAAAGAGCGAAGCAATGGAGGTTTCCTGAGCTTGCGAACCGACGAGGAGAGTGAGCGAACGAAGGGCAGAGAtagaaagacagagagagagagagagagggaggagctGGTATTCTATGGGGAAGCAGAGAAAAGCGGATCTTTTCCATATGGAGTGCTCGCAATGTAACGTTCCCCACGCCCAGGGGACTTAAAGGGTAACTtcgtaatttcaaaattggctaCTTTGGAAGGTAAGGGAAGGGGCAAATATTAACTATTGATATTATCGCAgattactgttttttttttaaatcatacaTAAGATTAAGTagcaattttgtaatttatgATATTGAACCGAGTTAAACTTAGCCAAAATcacgagaggaaaaaaaaaggaagacccTTAATTGATTTGATCGGTCTTGCCCAATATTCAAGATAGTGATTGTGATATTCCCGTGTTAGGAcattaatcctaaacatttttgtaaaGAAAATTATCATTAAGAGGATTTTTGTGATATACATAGACTTGTGATATTGCTTATGTTGCCGTCAAGCGAGACCTTCGGTaatttttgcacgaaaatgaATCGAGATGAGTCAGAATATTTGAGATTTTCACAAAGCTGATCAATTTTCCAAAAGGAGAAGTAATGGATTTGTAAATGCTACACTATCCatacaaatatatttttcaatataaaaGATGTAATTTccgattttccaaaatttcgcTATCTTAAATTATGTTGTAATTATAACGGTCCCATGTACTTATCATATTATAGTATCTcattagtaggggtgagcaaaaaaatcggGATCCCCTCGAACCGGACTGTACCCAACCGGTTGGTTTTGGGTGGTTCCTACATGATAccgatccggttctcgattttaattTGTCAGAACAAGCGGGTGTTGGTCCAACCGGATCgaacctatatatatatatacacacacgtaattttttttgtaattctagCTATTTCTCTCAACTAGATGACCCAACCGTGTATTTAAAGGGTGAAGGATTTGAGTGCGATGTTTCTAAACTTAGTTTGATGATGTTAAGTCGTTAACCGAGTCACTGGCCACACCAAGCTCTAGTTTCGACTTATAGTGCTAAATATTACAAGCTTCAGTTCATTATCATTTTGGGCAGACTATGTTGTAATGGTCCAAAGATGAACGTTCATGCCGTCTTTTAGTCCCTATGGGAACGGCTTCATTGGTTTACTCACATATGGCCTTTTTAAATTGATATTGGTGCTCGATACTCGGCAAGACCTATTTCATGGAACCATATGGGagccggaccggaccggtggttcaATTCTCGGGTGATTCactgtttcaattttgtagaaCCGGTCCCTAACAGGCCGTTTTCAGTTCTAGAACGAGAACCACTTACACTGGAATCGATCACCTTGCTCATCAGTACATAGAGGAACATAGATGCGCATTTAATTTACTGGTCCTACCCACATATTATGCACCAAGTTAACTTAATCGTGCACAGCATATCGCAGATACCGATTTTCACCTATGGGtcttattttcagaaaataaggaaattgaaggctttttttttttaggggctGGGCTGAAATTAAATACAATAATGGCTGGCCAAAACAGAATTCCATAactaaattcaaaaaaaaaattgacagctTGTGATCGGAAAATCACATGATACGGCGCCTTAGGAAGGGAATGAAGTGATGCGCAATAAATACAAACGAACGAATATTCCGTTATACCTTTTAGATCAATAAATCCCCCCCGCGAAAGCTTCGCCGTCCACATGCCCCACAATTCTGGCCGCTATTATATAACATGGGCAATTGTTTGTCCCAAAACTATCccccccaaaaataaataaaaacaataaataaaaaacaaaagagcttATCCAATTCACTAAAAAGCCACATCAAGGCAACCACAAAAAAATGTGGAATATTATCTCGATCCGTCtcaaatctattgtacggctgtcgattcagtcataaaatttttcaatttttcacaaCGTAGCCGCACGAAATTCCAATATGGTCCTTCCGGTCGGTTGCGGTCGGGAATCGATGACATGACGTCTGCTCATGAGCGGCAGTCCTACGTCGCCACGTCATCTATTTTCAACGGGCAATTGGCCGAAAAGGTTATATTAAAATTTCGATCGAGAATTTTCAAGACGTCTGCATTGTCAAGTTTTGATTATATTAGGTTTGAATTGGCATCcgtataatatatttatgatagaATCAATAGTTTTTTCTTGCTGGATGCAACCCAATTAATGGGTCGCACATGGGAATGTTCCTAAAATCTCGTCACATTGAACAAACGATGGTGAATCTCTGGGTCCAATCTTGTTACTAAAAAACGAAATGTCAACATCTTGGGAGGTACAATTGTCTCTCGTACAGTCAATtcagttcaaatttttttaatttttcacaaCGTAGCTGCACGAAATTCCAATATGATCCATCCAGTCAGTTGCAGCCGGGAATCACCGACGTGACGTCCACTCATGAGCGGCAGTCCTACGTCGCCAGGTCATCGATTTTCAACAGGCAATTGGCCGAAAAGGTTATATTAAAATTTCGCTCGAATTTTCAAGACATCTGCATTGTCAAGTTTT
This sequence is a window from Rhodamnia argentea isolate NSW1041297 chromosome 3, ASM2092103v1, whole genome shotgun sequence. Protein-coding genes within it:
- the LOC115746511 gene encoding SPX domain-containing membrane protein At4g22990 isoform X2, whose amino-acid sequence is MVAFGKKLKERQIQEWQGYYINYKLMKKKVRQYAQQIQVGTQDRRNVLKDFSRMLDHQIEKIVLFLLEQQGRLASRIAKLGEQQEALQQQQDISKLSELREAYREVGQDLLKLLYFVELNAVGLRKILKKFDKRFGYRFTDYYVKTRANHPYSQLQQVFKHVGIGAVVGAISRNLAELEDRQGSYLSIYDQPALPLQDPTIESIKAAVDRLSHSTNFLHFLAQHAFILQEELPTPVEEEVDDGRYHFISLLLNLANTFLYMVNTYIIVPTADDYAMSLGAAATVCGVVIGAMAVAQVFSSVYFSAWSNKSYFRPLVFSSIVLFLGNTMYAMAYDMNSIAILLIGRLLCGFGSARAVNRRYISDCVPMRIRMQASAGFVSASALGMACGPALAGLFQCHFKVFNITFNQETLPGWAMAVGWFLYLIWLWISFREPSHEKEASHMPKESNEESLQTDALENGLKQPLLISLEEKNEEENGDQEFDGSEEASEESRQPATSIASAYRLLTPSVKVQLLIYFMLKYAMEILLSESSVITTYYFGWSTTKVAIFLASLGLTVLPVNIIVGSYISNMFEDRQILLASEVMVLIGIVLSFHLIIPYSVAQYVSSGLIMFVSAEVLEGVNLSLLSRVMSSRLSRGTYNGGLLSTEAGTIARVIADGTITLAGYLGESRLLNITLIPSLVICISSIIATICTYNSLY
- the LOC115746511 gene encoding SPX domain-containing membrane protein At4g22990 isoform X1, giving the protein MYCRAMVAFGKKLKERQIQEWQGYYINYKLMKKKVRQYAQQIQVGTQDRRNVLKDFSRMLDHQIEKIVLFLLEQQGRLASRIAKLGEQQEALQQQQDISKLSELREAYREVGQDLLKLLYFVELNAVGLRKILKKFDKRFGYRFTDYYVKTRANHPYSQLQQVFKHVGIGAVVGAISRNLAELEDRQGSYLSIYDQPALPLQDPTIESIKAAVDRLSHSTNFLHFLAQHAFILQEELPTPVEEEVDDGRYHFISLLLNLANTFLYMVNTYIIVPTADDYAMSLGAAATVCGVVIGAMAVAQVFSSVYFSAWSNKSYFRPLVFSSIVLFLGNTMYAMAYDMNSIAILLIGRLLCGFGSARAVNRRYISDCVPMRIRMQASAGFVSASALGMACGPALAGLFQCHFKVFNITFNQETLPGWAMAVGWFLYLIWLWISFREPSHEKEASHMPKESNEESLQTDALENGLKQPLLISLEEKNEEENGDQEFDGSEEASEESRQPATSIASAYRLLTPSVKVQLLIYFMLKYAMEILLSESSVITTYYFGWSTTKVAIFLASLGLTVLPVNIIVGSYISNMFEDRQILLASEVMVLIGIVLSFHLIIPYSVAQYVSSGLIMFVSAEVLEGVNLSLLSRVMSSRLSRGTYNGGLLSTEAGTIARVIADGTITLAGYLGESRLLNITLIPSLVICISSIIATICTYNSLY